The DNA region cgatatttaccttattcacgttcatccagccattctgtgagtctggcgatacaacttttagcttcagcctagcatagatcattgaatcagattagaccattagcttctcgcctgctagcttcatgttgaaaagtgactaagatttctggtaattttcccatttaaaacatgtctcctctcaagttagaaagtgcaataagaccaactgaaaatgaaacctagcGTTTTTCTagtctgatttgacatggaactacactctcatctggcgtaataatcaaggcaacttgcaaacgtaccataggcgcagtgatatcgtacgcagcatctgaaaatagtccccatagacaacaagcagtagtagtgccagtagtttgcaagttgccttgattattacgccagatgagaatgtagttccatgtcaaatcagcatagaaaaacgccaggtttcattttcagttggtcttattgcactttctaacttgagaggagacacgttttaaatgggaaaattaccagaaatcttagtcacttttaaacatgaagctagcaggcaagaagctaatggtctaatccgattcaatgatctatgctaggctgaagctaaaagttgtatcgccagactcacagaatggctggatgaacgggaacaaggtaaatatcgattgttttgctcgaggggaggtggaaaatgagcgtatttccaaaaatggcggaatatccctttaacggtcgcaacttctgatcacatgtcagtcatcattatgtcaAGCCCgcccactgactctatacacgatgtgattggttcgaTGATCgctgccaaagcccagctcccaagtcaacaaagagttgctagactactgCCCGCTAGGGGCGTCTTTCTAGGCTAGCAATTTTGAATATCGCTTGAAAAAGcaagacatacagtaaggcTTAGTCTGAAGATCATTTGTGCCAATGTTTGTGACAAAGGGACAAAACATGTAACCTGtgaaaatgttttcatgtttcTGACAAAATCCGGATTCATTATGTTGATCTCACAGGTTGGCATGTGTCGACCTAAGTACCACCCATAGTACTGTATTTACAGACAGCCCTAGAAAGTTTGAATTTCAAACACATCAGTTACaatccaaaatgcatttttgatcATTGCAGTGTCTcctggaggtcaaaggtcaccaaattgaatttcttttctttttattgttgacattttgtcctgtactgtatatgatgttCTGAAAAGGAAGTTTAATTAAATCAAAAAACCCTGAAGGTGAATTTACATTATCATGGCCCATTTAAACCCTGACTGATCattgtgctgtatgtatgttcATTTTGCAGGTATTATAGGGAAGAAACATGTTGGTCCTGGAATGGTTTACCCATTTGACTTTTCCTACACTGAGGAGAACGGTTCTGTGCTTCAGGTGGGAAGGAACATCACAAAAATCAAACTTCTGGTACAGAAATTTTTGAGGACCCACAAAGAAGAGGAGCGTCCATTTTTCCTTTATGTGGCATTCCATGACCCACACCGTTGTGGTCATTCACAACCACAATATGGTGCCTTCTGCGAAAAGTTTGGTAATGGTGACAGTGGAATGGGATATATTCCAGACTGGGAACCCAAGCATTACACCCCAGATCAGGTTAAAGTAAGGAGTGAAAGCTTTAATATGATGAGATTCCTCTCTGATTGCTAAGCAGCCATTTATTGCAAGTATCTTTCATGTTTCAAGTAACAGCTAATTTCTTTAACTTTGGCTTGAGGTGCCTGATTTCATCCCTGACACTCCAGCTGCAAGAGCAGACTTGGCTGCCCAGTATACCACTATTAGCAGACTTGACCAAGGTAAGAACCTTTTTGTATATGGGATGAGCACTTTGTAATTTCACAAATGTGTCATTGTAAGATACAACGTTTGAAATTGCAGTAAATAATTTCAATTGaaaatgtatgtctgtgtgccccATATGCGTCTTATAAGTCATATAAATGGCCTTACACATGTGTGCAGGGATTGGGCTGGTTCTGAAGGAGTTGCGGGAGGCCGGGTTTGAGGAAAATACCCTCGTCATTTACAGCTCTGATAATGGGATCCCATTCCCTAATGGGAGAACAAATATGTACATGTCTGGAGTGGCCGAGCCCATGCTTGTGTCCTCACCAGAGCACAGGCAGCGCTGGGGAGAGGTCAGTAAGGCCTACGTAAGCCTCCTGGGTGAGTAGGAATGTGCTATGAGTGGACAATTGATTTTATGATCTAGTATTTTaaaatttttacatttttacatttttagtgTATTCAGGTTAACTATCttgccattttatttttatgctAGAAATAGTATGGCATGCACTGGACTGTTTTAGTGAGTGTGTCAACTCTTGAGATGTAGTACCAGTAAAAAACCACAAGGAGGTAATGTTACCCTAGTGTTGAGGATGTGAGTCAGTCATTGTAAATAATCATGCTGCACTCAAATATGAATAGGATCGGAGGTTAGTCCTTAAAAGTAACATTCTGATTCTATCCTACACTGAAAAAAATGATTAGTagaatttacttaaaaaaatctttgtaacAAATTGCACTCAATAAAACTAAGTAAATGTAATGCTGTAATATCAAGTACAACTTACTTGCCAGAATCAATTAAAATGTACTTGCTACTGTCattgacatttctgaaaaaaTTAAGTAAGTTTTACTTGACCATGTCAATATAGAAACACCATGGTCATGAAATATGGAGTAAATCTTACATGTTTATAATAAGTAGATTTTACTAGATTGTTTTGTATTAAGAGGTCTTACACACTAAAGTTATGTAAATGTTACTTGTTTTCTTCGGATAAATGTTACCAAATGGCAAATTACACCGATCACACTATTTAAGTAAAATGCAAACTTTATTTTACCAATTTAAACAAAAATGCTCTACAtaacaaataaaatatcactGATATTTCAAGTTAAGATACAACAAAACCACTGGGGTGCAGTCAACTTGATGGAAttaatcaaataatgaaaaacaataaatacaatttcACATATCTCTCACTCAGGTGACTGCTTTTCTGTAACTTATTGGATGTAGCATTAAAACAACATTATAACcctatgtaggctataaaatataGATGAGCATCCATACCAACTGGACTtagtagagggagaaagagagagagtctcagagagagaaagacagagagagagagagagagaaaaagagagagagagagaccaggagcCAGTGAGATAAGCATTAGTATACATGGAATGACTTCTTGCTTTTCATTATACACCAATGGTTCAAGAACAGAGAACACTGTTTgatagagaaagatggaggcagACAGGTCACCAGGTGGGTAACCTGTTACATCAAAATGATCTTTGAGtaatggggcgggggggggggggggggtaataaaaatatacaaatatatatttgagTAATGCAAAATGTCACACAGTGTTACACAGTGATTATAGTTGTTTCTAGACAATGCTGTTTCAATGTACaacctgtttgtgtttgagagcgcgcgagaaagagagaatgtttaAGTGTatgtgcttgggtgtgtgtgtttaagtccgCAATTTGGATTTTAAAGCTTGTACTTTTGGTGTCAGCTTCATCCCATCCAGTTCCACAAAAAGTTTCTGAAACACCTTGAATGTGTAACGCGGTGGTTTGGGATATGCAAGATTCAGGGCATAGATCAGTCCCAAAAGTAATATGCAAGCTCTTGCTGTGTTTCCACATCCACGCAACATCTCCCTGCCTTCAAGAATGATGGAGACATCAGGATCCTCTTCGGAATCACCATGGACGACCATGATACGTGACCAGTAGGATCACTGCAGTGGTCCTCCTGCATACAATTTACAAGAAAAGATAATGCTAATGAGGAACAAAACCAAATTCCTTCTATCATTCATATCAactacatttcattacattacaatggCATGAACAATAGTGAacaatggcatgtaataacagcaataatatcctatcacacacacacatagatgtttACTTGCCTGAAGTGCAGAGTCAAACGTAGGGCACTCTCCCCTGGCTCAACCCGCATGATGATGCTTGACAAATCACTGTTGAGAAAAATACAATAGTAAGACCCAAATtaatattaccataacattttcCGTCAGTATTTGAGTAAAAACTTATGCATACTGTTCTTATATAGGCACAATGTAACATTAGAGCCAGACACTTCAAGTTGACGTTTTGGTAGGTAACTGCTAGCGCTAAATGTGAACTTCAGTGAAATTATAGCTAGGCTAGCGCTAATTTAACAGTTGGAGTCATAGCACTACATTGTTTCGGGCAGTTCTTTGATTCGACTGGACCTCCTCAACCACAAACActtccaaataaaaaaaataatcgtttTTGTTTTGAGAGAAGATATTCTAACTTAGAAGTTACCGTGCTTACTATCAACCTCCAACTCACCCCAAACGTTTGCAGACGTTAACTGACAACGACGTTAGCTTTTGATCAAAACAAATTGTGGCCtggctagcagctagctgctagcactaCCCGAACTACGAACGGTAGTGCTAACGTGTGCTACTGTACGTCAAGCAGACAATAATCAAATTATCAACATGTACACGAACTCCTATACGACcacaaatataaaacaaaaagGGAATACTCACTCGTTTCGACAGTCAGGTGTAGCAAAGTGGTGACTTCTTCGGCGACAAGCTTCTTCTTCAAGTACCTCAgctcagaccaaagattctttTTCAACCGTCTTTGCTACCAGGCATTGTCCAACGGCGCATGCGCGAATTCAAATGCGTGAAGGTTTATTTAGTAAAAGTTACTTAAAATGTTCAGGTGTTGGTAATTAATTTAGAAACTACGAGTAAATATCTAGTAAAAAATACTCTTCCAAATCAAGAACATTTGATTACATGAATATGTTGTGTAtagtttaatgtttttttctagtCCCCACTGAAACTTGATATAACACTGTAATAATTGCTACATTTGAATAAGTAAATATTACAATGCctaaaagtcatttttttgagTGTATGTTCTCTTCTCCCCCACAGATGTCACACCTACTATCTTGGATTGGTTCTCTATTCCCTATCCCCCCTATAGCCTCACTGGGGGATCACTAGTCCAGTTAACAGGGCGATCTTTGCTCCCTGCCCTAAGTACTGAACCAACGTGGTCTGTTGTGTTCTTCAGCCAGAGCCTGCACGAGGCCACCATGTATTACCCCATGAGATCTGTATATCAGGGGCCCTTTCACTTAATTCACAACCTCAACTATCGGATGCCCTTTCCCATTGACCAGGACTTATATGTGTCGCCCACCTTCCTGGACCTGTTGAACCACACCCAGGCAGGCCAACCAACAGGTTGGTTTAAGACATTAAAGGATTATTATTACCGTGAGCGCTGGGAACTGTATGACACACAACGTGATCCAACAGAGACCAAGAACCTTGCATCAGACCCCAATCATCTCAGCGTTCTAGAGACACTGAAAGCCCAGCTGCTGAAGTGGCAATGGGCAACGTCAGACCCATGGGTGTGTAGCCCAGATGCAGTGCTGGAGACCAAAATGGAGCCACAATGTAGGTCACTATATAATGGGCTGTAAGACCTGAAGTACTCACAAGGTTACGaagaattaagcaataagccccgagaggccgtgggttatactgtataatcgaacagctaaggggcgttgttaggcacgacgcgaagcggagtgcctaaaacccccttagctgttcgattatacagtataacccacggactcgagtggcttattgcttttctaaaacggtaactacgtcgatctagcaagatttcatgaaacgaaggcacagcaacgacaatgtaacgatatattcatagataatctttcttccgccaagaaatatattccctccttatgaatggttgccatcaaagattctagaacagagcaagatggatcagttgcgtcaaaagaatgaagtacggTACAGGACGCCATTTCGGtaagctcagcaacatttctgacacagttccaatcatataaacccacctcaacagctgtttttgccgttgccagctgttttttgttttgttttgttactcggtaatgatctggccgtgtgaaaggcacgatttattacttttcggcttaccaaaatggcgcccatggagcgttaaaatgtacttcaaaaaatccaacgtattctccggccagtgatccatcttgctctgttctagaatctttggttgccatgcaacaacaagacgcagccactgctagttttgtgctagcgcattactatagaacgaaatgcggtcaaggtgtgagtttatcatgatatttacaacggcatcgaacgcgattcagccaatcacaatcaaggaccggaactatccgttttagaaaggACATTTCTAATGTTATTTTTGTGATAACACTGATTCATCTACACAGCCTACAGTTGCATTAGACATATTTTAATATACCAAAGGAattaactgacacacacagatagacttatgtgtgtgtttaattacaAATTAATCTAATGATGATATTTTTTCTTATCAAATAAGAGCCGTAATTATCTGCTTAGTTATTTTCTGCTAGAAAGCCCATAAGTAGCTAGCCTATAGCTTTGATGTTTCTTGGTTAGGTTTTGGAAAATTGATTGAACATGTAAACGATGAAACAATTTggcactgttttttttcagttgtaaGAGCTGTAAAAGCTGTGCAGCTTCACTGTTATGAAATATGCCAATATCGTATGCGTTTTGACTGTAGGCTGAtttgttattcttttttattaCACCACATTACAATAAAAGTTTCCCTCAAAAGGTTCTCCACGTCTGAAATGAGCTATGAATCATGACTATGCGATGACGTTGACGAACATCATGATCTGTCATGAGCCTGAATCGACTAGGCTATATAAAGGACCAGTGCTTGGAACTATAAAACATAGTCAACCCTTTACTTTCATCCCCTTCACGCGGCTTCCACTGAAGATGTGTGCAATGGAGAAATCTGCCCGAACTGCAGTGGTATTCCTGGCCATATCCATGCTCATTGCCTGCCATCCAACAGAGGCATGGTACAAGCAGTCGACCGGTCCAAGCTATTACTCTGTTGGTAGAGCCTCCGGTTTGTTATCCGGGATCCGCAGATCACCATACATCCGCAGGTCCGAACAGGAGTCACCTCTCGAGACCATCGAATCCACTGTTAATAATGTTACTCCAGAGTTGGTCTACCGACAGACTCCGGTCCTGAAAAATATGGTAAGGTCCTATATTTTCAATAAACTTGTATCGAAATGATATACTGTTTGATGTTGTCGCTGCATTATACAAATAATGGTGCAGCCTAAGTGTAGGCTACTTTCTTTATGCTGAGCATGCCTAGTCTGCAAAGTTGGTTGGCTACGCATTTAACAACCTCAGTTGGTGAACAGACTATTGGCTATAAGCTAATAATAATTTATGTATTGGCCAAAAATAGCTTTCAATTAATTGCGCGGTCTATCTTCGTTATTTGGATGCTGTAGGCTATCCCAACTATTCGACGAGATGTGCACACTTTTCGTGTAATCTAGGCAATAAAAAGTATTATAGGTTGTTAAACTTAGGCTATTGTTCACAGCTCTGCACTATTAAAACGATCAACACAAATATGTCGCATAAACTGCCTATATCTATCTTAAAACCTGCTGAATTTAGCCTGTTGGTGGAATTAATCGCCCAGTGCTCAGTGCTTCGTGTGATAGTTTCTTTCAAGGTCTTTCAAGAagcatatctgttcaacatgatgatgtttgtttatgtgttatggtttgcaTATTATAATAGGCTATTGATATAAGCTATTGATTAAGTTAATTAATTAACTAATCAATTGATTAGGCTTCTACCTTTAATGCAGTATaaccaacttttaaattattaaggaaatgtaggcctaactTGTGTGTTGCTTTGGGCAAATAGTATCATGACTTGAATTCTGAAGTTAAATTTCAACGGAGGTAGGCTACTAatggttttttttgttatgtttttttttgtctcctcaGGCTATCTGTGTCAAAGACATCAGTCCGTCTTTACAGAGTTGTGAGCTTATCCAAGACGGTTCTAACATGTTAAGATGCAAAGCTGATGTGTCTGTCTCCCTCAACTCGCTGGACTGCCTGGACGCTTGAACGTCTgcaatgcttaaaaaaaaactgatatTCTTTCATCTTTTAGAGTAATTTTATGGAAATAACATATGGACTGATGGCCCTGAATGTTTTCTCATTTCACACAATGTTAAGGTGTTATAAATGTAAAAGCAAGAGAAATAATAAATGCTGTCATCAAGATATAGGAGATACAACAGGTCTATTTTATGATACATACTAAATGTTGCCACACTTAACATTGACATGCCTATGTAATTAGCCTACTAAAATGTCCTAGTATTTCTCAAAAatgatttctttattttattaaagTGGGACAATCTTATCAACGTGTGGGTAaggctgtgtgcatttctgttttACCTACTAGGCTACCTGTGATAGACAACAGTCTTTTCAATTATTTCCTCGCTATCAGTATCTTTTTGTTGCTAAATAGCCTACAgaaagctactgtatgtgttgtcatTTTCTCTGcaatgcatatttttttaaacattgAACCAGATgaaagtttttaaaaaatatatatgatatAAGATTTACCAATAATTATATTGTAAGAACTTAAATGACACTGTCATCAACAAACAAgtcaattttcatttcagttacaTAAACATTGAGACCATATAAAGTGAAAATCTTTTGACACTTAGCCAAATGTGTGCTGAGGACATGATTCAATGTGTTTGTCAAATAAAACAGAATACTCTCCCTCAGTGAAAACAGTCCATATTTAAGACCATCGGAACCAAATAATCAGTTATCAAGATGATGGAATTAAGTTGTCTTTCTTCAGGAAGCTTTAAAGACTGACAGAACCTTTTAGAGGTATAGGCGAGAAACATTTGATTAGTCCATAGTCTAGAAGTCtatgtaaaataataaaatagagAGCTTTTTTGGAATGATCCATATAAATTGTGGTGCACAATTACAATTTTTACAATGCTTTGACATAGGCTACCATCTGAatgatttttacatttttaattgGAACCCACATAACCACACTGTCAACATCACGGTATTCAGACACTTACACGGTTATACAATACAAAGCAACATACTGTCTGCAAAATTCTCTTCACATCATTACAGTGTCTCTATTGTCATTCTAATAAATTAGTTTGCTAGATGTGACAATGATATTTTAAGGTAATGACATTACTCCATAACATTTATGGCTGTATCCACATCATAAAGAGAAAGACCTGAGCATAATATACACACATTGAAGTACATAAAAGATAACAGTATCCAGCCACTAAATGCAGTGCATAGTCCTCAaagcagggctgtacactgcgagcaggtcgtcgcaaaAACGAATAAAAATATAGTGCGagtttaaaataataaatactcgcacacgtgcgagtactgatttcaaccctttcattcgcatttggctcctaaaatgaatccacac from Sardina pilchardus chromosome 1, fSarPil1.1, whole genome shotgun sequence includes:
- the sgsh gene encoding N-sulphoglucosamine sulphohydrolase; the protein is MTLEYSRSGLVFLAFLLNYSCTVESKQRNVLLIIADDAGFETEVYNNTVVRTPHLHALSQRSLILQNAFTSVSSCSPSRSTILTGLPQHQNGMYGLHQGYHHFNSFDGVRSLPLLLQQANIRTGIIGKKHVGPGMVYPFDFSYTEENGSVLQVGRNITKIKLLVQKFLRTHKEEERPFFLYVAFHDPHRCGHSQPQYGAFCEKFGNGDSGMGYIPDWEPKHYTPDQVKVPDFIPDTPAARADLAAQYTTISRLDQGIGLVLKELREAGFEENTLVIYSSDNGIPFPNGRTNMYMSGVAEPMLVSSPEHRQRWGEVSKAYVSLLDVTPTILDWFSIPYPPYSLTGGSLVQLTGRSLLPALSTEPTWSVVFFSQSLHEATMYYPMRSVYQGPFHLIHNLNYRMPFPIDQDLYVSPTFLDLLNHTQAGQPTGWFKTLKDYYYRERWELYDTQRDPTETKNLASDPNHLSVLETLKAQLLKWQWATSDPWVCSPDAVLETKMEPQCRSLYNGL
- the npb gene encoding neuropeptide B; this encodes MNHDYAMTLTNIMICHEPESTRLYKGPVLGTIKHSQPFTFIPFTRLPLKMCAMEKSARTAVVFLAISMLIACHPTEAWYKQSTGPSYYSVGRASGLLSGIRRSPYIRRSEQESPLETIESTVNNVTPELVYRQTPVLKNMAICVKDISPSLQSCELIQDGSNMLRCKADVSVSLNSLDCLDA